A stretch of DNA from Roseovarius sp. W115:
GTAGCCAACCTTTTGATTGTCAGCCAGACCTGTCAGTCCGGATCGTTCCACCTGACTGATATGTACAAAGACGTCCTTACCGCCTTCGTCGGGTGCGATAAAACCGTACCCTTTTGTGGTATTGAACCATTTCACGGTGCCGGTTGGCATTCCGCTTCTCCTTCTTGACTTCCAATTCCCCGGAAAATGCCGGGCCATAAGGTGATGCTGGCCCACGTTTACGTTGGGAAACGCAGGATTTTGATCACATGTAAAAAGATTGGGCATGGCTTGTAAAAAGCAAGTGAAACCCCCGTGATCGGGCGTTAAAGTCGCGGCAAGAGATTAAAATACAGGCAGTCACCTATGATCCTATACGGTTTGAAATCTTGCGACACATGCCGCAAAGCATTGAAATCAATGCCAAATGCGCAGTTTCGGGATGTCCGCGAAGATGGTGTGCCGCAAGGCGTGCTGGATTCCGCCTATGCGG
This window harbors:
- a CDS encoding cold-shock protein; amino-acid sequence: MPTGTVKWFNTTKGYGFIAPDEGGKDVFVHISQVERSGLTGLADNQKVGYELEEGRDGRQMASDIKPL